In Macaca thibetana thibetana isolate TM-01 chromosome 8, ASM2454274v1, whole genome shotgun sequence, one DNA window encodes the following:
- the ZNF706 gene encoding zinc finger protein 706 — MARGQQKIQSQQKNAKKQAGQKKKQGHDQKAAAKAALIYTCTVCRTQMPDPKTFKQHFESKHPKTPLPPELADVQA, encoded by the exons ATGGCTCGTGGACAGCAGAAAATTCAGTCTCAGCAGAAAAATGCCAAAAAGCAAGCtggacaaaagaagaaacaaggacATGACCAAAAGGCTGCTGCCAAAGCTGCCTTAATATATACCTGCACTGTCTGTAGG ACACAAATGCCAGACCCTAAGACCTTCAAGCAGCACTTTGAGAGCAAGCATCCTAAGACTCCACTTCCTCCAGAATTAGCTGATGTTCAGGCATAA